From Macrobrachium rosenbergii isolate ZJJX-2024 chromosome 22, ASM4041242v1, whole genome shotgun sequence, the proteins below share one genomic window:
- the LOC136850456 gene encoding uncharacterized protein: MGHQEAQKPPDTTAIVVLSTRRRVNPDNGETTHLTRLFLAAAEAKAPLEQLIYSLSTTHPALPLPLPIQLIYSLSTTTPAIYNPAPPLPLPIQLITSPAIYHPALPLPLPIQLITSPAIYHPALPLPLPIQLFPFHYPSSSSPSITQPAHHLPFHYHPCHLPSNSSPSITHPAHHLPCHLPSSSSPPITHPAHLHTFYYQSSSSPSITHPAHHLPFHYHPCHLPSSSSPSITHPAHLLPFHYPSSSSPSITHPAHFLTFYYPPSSSPSITHPAHHLTFHYHPSIYYPAPPPPLPIQLISSLSTTHPALPLPLPIQLISSLSTTIPAIYYPALPLPLPIQLTCSLSITHPALPLPLPIQFTSSLSITQQAHLLPFHYPSSSSLPLPIQFITSPAIYHPAPPLPLPIQLITSPAIYHPALPLPLPIQLTSSLSIAHPALPLPLPIQLFPFHYPSSSSPPLTFTIQLLPFHYPSSSSPPLPFTIQLLPFHYPFSSSPPLSFTIQLFPFHYPSSSPPHLLLPIQLISSLSITHPAHLLTFYYPSSSSPSITHPAHLLTFYYPSSSSPSITHPALPLPLPIQLISFPAIYHPALPLPSPTQLTSSLSITHPALPLPLPTQFISSLSITHPALPLPLPISSSAPLSFTVHIPITPVVPFVKRLLDFCPSIIPTQFMEFLCGLTSYDVVFDGLLPSER, translated from the exons CTCATCTACTCCCTTTCCACTACCCATCCAGCTCTTCCCCTTCCATTACCCATCCAGCTCATCTACTCCCTTTCCACTACCACCCCTGCCATTTATAATCCAGCTCCTCCCCTGCCATTACCCATCCAGCTCATCACCTCCCCTGCCATTTACCATCCAGCTCTTCCCCTTCCATTACCCATCCAGCTCATCACCTCCCCTGCCATTTACCATCCAGCTCTTCCCCTTCCATTACCCATCCAGCTCTTCCCCTTCCATTACCCATCCAGCTCTTCCCCTTCCATTACCCAACCAGCTCATCACCTCCCTTTCCATTATCACCCCTGCCATTTACCATCCAACTCCTCCCCTTCCATTACCCATCCAGCTCATCACCTCCCCTGCCATTTACCATCCAGCTCCTCCCCTCCCATTACCCATCCAGCTCACCTCCACACTTTCTATTACCAATCCAGCTCTTCCCCTTCCATTACCCATCCAGCTCATCACCTCCCTTTCCATTATCACCCCTGCCATTTACCATCCAGCTCCTCCCCTTCCATTACCCATCCAGCTCATCTCCTCCCTTTCCACTACCCATCCAGCTCTTCCCCTTCCATTACCCATCCAGCTCACTTCCTAACTTTCTATTACCCACCCAGCTCTTCCCCTTCCATTACCCATCCAGCTCATCACCTCACTTTCCACTACCACCCCTCCATTTACTATCCAGCTCCTCCCCCTCCATTACCCATCCAGCTCATCTCCTCCCTTTCCACTACCCATCCAGCTCTTCCCCTTCCATTACCCATCCAGCTCATCTCCTCCCTTTCCACTACCATCCCTGCCATTTACTATCCAGCTCTTCCCCTTCCATTACCCATCCAGCTCACCTGCTCACTTTCCATTACCCATCCAGCTCTTCCCCTTCCATTACCAATCCAGTTCACCTCCTCACTTTCTATTACCCAACAAGCTCAT CTCCTCCCCTTCCATTACCCATCCAGCTCTTCCCTTCCATTACCCATCCAGTTCATCACCTCCCCTGCCATTTACCATCCAGCTCCTCCCCTTCCATTACCCATCCAGCTCATCACCTCCCCTGCCATTTACCATCCAGCTCTTCCCCTTCCATTACCCATCCAGCTCACCTCCTCACTTTCAATTGCCCATCCAGCTCTTCCCCTTCCATTACCCATCCAGCTCTTCCCCTTCCATTACCCATCCAGCTCATCTCCTCCCCTGACATTTACCATCCAACTCCTCCCCTTCCATTACCCATCCAGCTCATCACCTCCCCTGCCATTTACCATCCAGCTCCTCCCCTTCCATTACCCATTCAGCTCATCACCTCCCCTGTCATTTACCATCCAGCTCTTCCCCTTCCATTACCCATCCAGCTCACCTCCTCACCTACTATTACCCATCCAGCTCATCTCCTCCCTTTCCATTACCCATCCAGCTCACCTCCTCACTTTCTATTATCCATCCAGCTCTTCCCCTTCCATTACCCATCCAGCTCACCTCCTCACTTTCTATTATCCATCCAGCTCTTCCCCTTCCATTACTCATCCAGCTCTCCCCCTTCCATTACCCATCCAGCTCATCTCCTTCCCTGCCATTTACCATCCAGCTCTTCCCCTTCCATCACCCACCCAGCTCACCTCCTCACTTTCTATTACCCACCCAGCTCTTCCCCTTCCATTACCCACCCAGTTCATCTCCTCCCTTTCCATTACCCATCCAGCTCTTCCCCTTCCATTACCCATCAGCTCATCAGCTCCGCTGTCATTTACAGTCCATATCCCAATAACCCCAGTGGTCCCGTTTGTCAAAAGACTGTTAGATTTCTGCCCTTCCATCATACCCACTCAGTTCATGGAATTCTTATGCGGACTGACTAGCTACGATGTCGTTTTTGATGGACTCCTTCCATCTGAAAGGTAG